The following proteins are encoded in a genomic region of Triticum dicoccoides isolate Atlit2015 ecotype Zavitan chromosome 1B, WEW_v2.0, whole genome shotgun sequence:
- the LOC119322873 gene encoding protein RCC2-like isoform X1: MPASAAAAAAEGEEKTAEAGGRELLYCGTVRFDIMGRKVKGGVQGRGNLVSPTRLRPLVGVDIRFVASGCAACHCVALSADGRCFSWGRNENGQLGHGDTLLRNLPTVVSKLSKYNITAAGVGRNHTVVVTDEGKSFAFGDNRHGQLGTGSLRSGTKVLPVPCLVTKATNAVCGAEFTVWLSSVEGSSILTAGLPQYGQLGHGSDNEYNANASSVRLTYDPQPHPRAIAALSGKTVVKVACGTNHTVAVDSSGFVYTWGFGGYGRLGHNEQKDEWQPRLIEIFQKNNILSPSDIISAGSASSACTAGGRGQLYAWGKLKNWGDECMYPKPVRDLSGWNIRCMASGDMHHIVGAEDSCISWGLSEYGELGYGPTQKSSVNPKKVDILEGMHITSVGCGVGMSLIVVDRANIGDMLDQLDNFDGDIDALFQENTKKLYFLPRRDIKEKPKPKTSQHPAIKETAEETPEVEQVTKAASPATNSRSNKRKKASEHAEPEAEDGIRQAPKEEAECGSHGRGRGRGRGRGAKTATPKPVP, from the exons ATGCCGGCCAGCGCGGCTGCGGCCGCCGCGGAAGGTGAGGAGAAGACGGCGGAGGCGGGGGGCAGGGAGCTGCTGTACTGCGGCACGGTGCGCTTCGACATCATGGGCCGGAAGGTGAAGGGCGGGGTGCAGGGCAGAGGCAACCTGGTGTCCCCGACGCGGCTGCGCCCTCTCGTGGGCGTGGATATCCGCTTCGTCGCCTCCGGCTGTG CGGCTTGCCACTGTGTTGCTTTGAGCGCGGACGGCCGTTGCTTCTCATGGGGTCGAAATGAG AATGGGCAGCTGGGGCATGGGGACACTCTCTTGCGTAACCTGCCAACTGTTGTTTCTAAACTATCAAA ATACAACATAACCGCAGCAGGTGTTGGAAGAAATCATACGGTGGTCGTAACTGACGAAGGGAAGTCCTTTGCATTTGGTGACAACAGACATGGCCAGTTGGGGACGGGTTCACTAAGGAGTG GAACTAAGGTGTTGCCAGTCCCCTGCCTTGTTACTAAAGCAACTAATGCTGTTTGTGGTGCTGAATTTACTGTCTGGCTGTCATCAGTTGAGGGCTCTTCCATACT TACAGCAGGTCTTCCCCAGTACGGCCAACTTGGTCATGGAAGCGACAATGAG TATAATGCCAATGCATCATCGGTAAGGCTAACATATGATCCCCAGCCCCACCCTAGGGCAATAGCTGCATTATCTGGGAAGACCGTTGTCAAGGTTGCATGTGGAACAAATCATACAG TTGCAGTTGATTCAAGTGGTTTTGTTTACAC CTGGGGTTTTGGTGGATATGGAAG GTTGGGACACAATGAACAGAAAGATGAGTGGCAACCACGCCTCATTGAAATATTTCAAAAGAACAATATCCTATCTCCCAGTGATATTATCTCAGCTGGTTCTGCAAGTTCTGCGTGCACAGCCGGTG GTCGTGGGCAGCTGTATGCGTGGGGAAAGTTGAAGAACTGGGGCGATGAGTGCATGTATCCAAAGCCAGTTAGAGATTTAAG CGGTTGGAACATCCGCTGCATGGCTTCTGGCGACATGCACCATATTGTTGGTGCAGAGGATTCTTGCATAAGTTGGGGTCTTTCTGAATATGGAGAGCTTGGTTATGGCCCTACACAAAA GTCATCTGTAAATCCTAAAAAGGTTGACATTCTTGAAGGAATGCATATTACAAG TGTTGGTTGTGGAGTTGGGATGTCTCTGATTGTTGTAGACAGGGCAAATATTGGTGATATGCTTGATCAG CTGGATAATTTTGATGGTGATATTGATGCTCTCTTTCAAG AGAACACGAAAAAGCTCTACTTTCTTCCGCGCCGAGACATTAAAGAAAAACCAAAACCAAAGACGAGCCAACATCCCGCAATCAAAGAAACAG CAGAAGAGACACCGGAGGTGGAGCAGGTAACCAAGGCGGCATCTCCCGCCACCAACTCACGCTCCAACAAGCGCAAGAAAGCCTCGGAACACGCAGAACCAGAAGCCGAGGACGGGATCAGACAGGCACCCAAGGAGGAGGCAGAGTGTGGAAGTCATGGTCGCGGGCGGGGCAGAGGCAGAGGCAGGGGGGCCAAGACGGCGACTCCGAAGCCAGTGCCGTAG
- the LOC119322887 gene encoding calmodulin-interacting protein 111-like produces MSSKGKKKKPSASPQPSPRTPPSRAREDTGDCILDLSSTAAAAAARYPALVPRGGVGCFAGTVSDVVSRGGSRGGEGRLWLAEPSMASTGLRPGCLVFVSLISSSSNSLDGFPLDSLFEECNRFFNLDVDNDLISNEAGVNFVTATVFPSREVQKNGIKLSWDLACTLGYPVVGRSLLISPLYTSQAPKRADSGEFLRVIKCSDLYLSLVPTKVVPSSHNKSESDCLPVRNVMVMESPKRIPSTPPCRNESHDGASNSGFSLCLDPATAKSALADDKINDLLQTSASRWLDGRHLLKGNYVPLSMCGKVSMFVVLRAETDGSALDVVHEKRNSMSNADVSGKLVETPALFLVERTTKVHLSDLSSSKEFGSDKLGFPPEYSICADTGSEDANHDQRLGGLSEVSAKVKEMISFSLADQIGLPRNGLHDLPRYKGLLLYGPPGTGKTSLASSCAYDLGANLFTINGPEIISQYHGESEQTLYDVFTSAKQAAPAMIFIDELDAIAPARKDGGEELSLRMVATLLKLMDEIGRNDRVILIAATNRLESIDRALLRPGRFDQEIEIGVPSPGQRLDILHHLLSGVHHSLTSEEVESLAFATHGFVGADLAALCNEAALSALRRYISVKESSTQLLGDRDTNAEKTNIQEIDGLLGYEISSLSSSLSKLTVSMEDHCWTNRGDIIESSELDDKKDDLLLLVIKDDFEQAKMKVRPSAMREVMLELPKVRWEDVGGQARIKKQLIEAIQLPQKCPDAFERLGIRPPRGLLMIGPPGCSKTLMARAVASEAKMNFLAVKGPELFSKWVGDSEKAVRSLFAKAKDNAPAILFFDEIDGLAVTRGHGSNGISVADRVLSQLLQEMDGLDQKIGVTVIAATNRPDKIDIALLRPGRFDRLLDVQPPDEADREDIFRIHTRSIPCSHDVNLNELARLTEGYTGADIKLVCREAAVAALDENFDIPEVAIVHFKSAIDRVNPSDMQFYQELAARFRRLVDDTDKATTTGIHTETAI; encoded by the exons ATGTCTTCGAAGGGCAAGAAGAAGAAGCCGTCGGCATCCCCGCAGCCGTCACCTCGTACCCCTCCCTCTCGCGCCCGTGAAGACACCGGCGACTGCATCCTGGACCTCTCGTCCAccgctgcagcggcggcggcgcggtaccCGGCGCTCGTACCCCGCGGAGGTGTGGGCTGTTTCGCCGGCACCGTCTCCGATGTGGTCTCCAGGGGCGGGAGtcgcggcggcgaggggaggctcTGGCTTGCCGAGCCCTCCATGGCCAGCACCGGGCTACGGCCTGGGTGCCTCGTCTTT gtGTCACTCATTTCTTCAAGTAGTAACAGTTTAGATGGCTTCCCACTTGATAGTTTATTTGAGGAGTGCAACAGATTCTTTAATCTTGATGTGGACAATGATCTCATCTCTAATGAAGCTGGGGTGAACTTTGTGACTGCCACAGTTTTCCCTTCACGTGAG GTTCAAAAGAATGGCATCAAGCTCTCTTGGGATCTTGCCTGCACACTGGGATACCCTGTAGTAGGTCGTTCTTTGCTAATTAGCCCCCTATATACATCCCAAGCCCCAAAGCGAGCTGATTCTGGCGAGTTTTTGCGTGTGATAAAATGCAGCGATCTTTATCTCAGTCTAGTTCCAACGAAAGTTGTACCCTCCAGTCATAATAAGTCGGAGTCTGATTGCCTTCCTGTAAGAAATGTGATGGTTATGGAGTCACCTAAAAGGATTCCTTCAACTCCTCCATGCAGAAATGAATCCCATGATGGTGCATCTAACAGTGGCTTTTCATTGTGCTTGGATCCAGCCACTGCAAAATCAGCATTAGCAGATGATAAAATAAATGACTTGCTGCAGACTTCTGCATCACGGTGGCTTGATGGTAGGCACTTACTGAAAGGAAACTATGTCCCTCTCTCAATGTGCGGGAAAGTATCTATGTTCGTAGTTTTGCGAGCAGAAACAGATGGTTCTGCCCTGGATGTAGTGCATGAGAAAAGAAATTCAATGTCTAATGCAGATGTCTCTGGTAAATTGGTTGAAACCCCTGCTTTGTTCCTTGTCGAGAGAACCACAAAAGTGCACCTTTCTGATTTGTCATCTTCAAAGGAGTTTGGGTCAGATAAGCTAGGGTTCCCACCAGAATATTCCATCTGTGCTGATACAGGAAGTGAAGATGCCAATCATGATCAAAGGCTTGGTGGGTTATCTGAAGTGTCAGCAAAAGTAAAAGAAATGATTTCGTTTTCGCTGGCAGACCAAATTGGTCTGCCAAGGAATGGTTTGCATGATTTACCAAG GTATAAAGGTCTTCTTCTTTATGGTCCACCTGGAACAGGGAAAACCTCTCTTGCTTCTTCATGTGCCTATGATCTGGGAGCCAATCTTTTTACAATCAATGGACCAGAGATCATTAGTCAGTATCACGGTGAAAGTGAACAAACATTGTATGATGTTTTCACTTCAGCTAAGCAAGCTGCacctgctatg ATATTTATTGATGAATTGGATGCGATTGCTCCAGCCAGGAAGGATGGAGGCGAGGAGTTGTCTCTTAGAATGGTGGCCACTCTGTTAAAACTAATGGATGAGATTGGCCGTAATGATCGTGTTATCTTGATTGCTGCTACAAATCGTCTTGAAAGTATTGATCGTGCATTACTACGACCAGGAAGATTCGATCAAGAAATTGAAATAG GAGTACCATCTCCAGGACAGAGGCTGGACATACTTCACCACCTTCTAAGTGGAGTTCACCACTCTCTCACTAGTGAGGAAGTTGAGTCTCTTGCTTTTGCCACTCATGGATTCGTGGGTGCTGATCTAGCTGCACTATGCAATGAGGCTGCATTGAGTGCTCTTCGCCGTTATATCAGTGTAAAAGAAAGTTCAACCCAACTACTTGGTGATCGTGACACAAATGCAGAAAAGACTAATATTCAAGAAATTGATGGTCTTTTGGGTTATGAAATAAGTTCATTATCATCATCTCTCTCAAAGTTAACCGTGTCAATGGAGGATCATTGCTGGACCAATAGAGGCGATATCATAGAAAGTAGCGAGCTGGATGATAAGAAAGATGACTTGTTATTGTTGGTGATTAAAGATGACTTTGAACAAGCTAAAATGAAAGTTAGACCAAGTGCAATGCGCGAG GTAATGCTAGAGCTTCCGAAGGTACGATGGGAAGATGTTGGTGGTCAAGCCAGGATCAAGAAGCAGTTAATTGAAGCCATCCAGTTGCCACAGAAATGCCCAGACGCGTTTGAACGCTTAGGGATCCGCCCTCCTAGAGGATTGCTAATGATTGGACCACCAGGTTGCAGTAAGACATTGATGGCTCGCGCTGTAGCTTCTGAAGCAAAAATGAATTTCCTTGCAGTTAAGGGTCCTGAGCTTTTCAGCAAATGGGTTGGTGACTCTGAAAAGGCAGTAAGATCATTATTTGCGAAGGCTAAGGATAATGCGCCTGCAATATTATTTTTTGATGAAATAGATGGGCTTGCAGTAACTCGTGGCCATGGAAGTAATGGCATATCTGTTGCTGATAGGGTACTCAGTCAGTTGCTACAGGAAATGGATG GCTTGGACCAGAAGATTGGCGTCACTGTTATTGCAGCTACGAATCGTCCTGACAAAATTGATATTGCACTTCTGAGACCAG GTCGTTTCGACAGACTGCTTGATGTTCAACCACCAGATGAAGCTGACCGTGAGGATATTTTCCGGATTCATACACGCAGCATTCCTTGCAGTCATGACGTCAATCTAAACGAACTTGCTAGACTCACAGAAGGCTACACCGGCGCCGACATAAAGCTCGTCTGCAGGGAAGCCGCCGTAGCTGCTCTTGAT GAAAACTTTGACATCCCAGAAGTAGCAATTGTACACTTCAAGTCGGCAATCGACCGAGTAAATCCGTCAGATATGCAGTTTTACCAAGAACTTGCGGCGCGGTTCCGCCGACTCGTTGATGACACAGATAAAGCAACAACGACGGGAATACATACCGAAACTGCCATTTAG
- the LOC119322873 gene encoding protein RCC2-like isoform X2: MPASAAAAAAEGEEKTAEAGGRELLYCGTVRFDIMGRKVKGGVQGRGNLVSPTRLRPLVGVDIRFVASGCAACHCVALSADGRCFSWGRNENGQLGHGDTLLRNLPTVVSKLSKYNITAAGVGRNHTVVVTDEGKSFAFGDNRHGQLGTGSLRSGTKVLPVPCLVTKATNAVCGAEFTVWLSSVEGSSILTAGLPQYGQLGHGSDNEYNANASSVRLTYDPQPHPRAIAALSGKTVVKVACGTNHTVAVDSSGFVYTWGFGGYGRLGHNEQKDEWQPRLIEIFQKNNILSPSDIISAGSASSACTAGGRGQLYAWGKLKNWGDECMYPKPVRDLSGWNIRCMASGDMHHIVGAEDSCISWGLSEYGELGYGPTQKSSVNPKKVDILEGMHITSVGCGVGMSLIVVDRANIGDMLDQLDNFDGDIDALFQENTKKLYFLPRRDIKEKPKPKTSQHPAIKETEETPEVEQVTKAASPATNSRSNKRKKASEHAEPEAEDGIRQAPKEEAECGSHGRGRGRGRGRGAKTATPKPVP, encoded by the exons ATGCCGGCCAGCGCGGCTGCGGCCGCCGCGGAAGGTGAGGAGAAGACGGCGGAGGCGGGGGGCAGGGAGCTGCTGTACTGCGGCACGGTGCGCTTCGACATCATGGGCCGGAAGGTGAAGGGCGGGGTGCAGGGCAGAGGCAACCTGGTGTCCCCGACGCGGCTGCGCCCTCTCGTGGGCGTGGATATCCGCTTCGTCGCCTCCGGCTGTG CGGCTTGCCACTGTGTTGCTTTGAGCGCGGACGGCCGTTGCTTCTCATGGGGTCGAAATGAG AATGGGCAGCTGGGGCATGGGGACACTCTCTTGCGTAACCTGCCAACTGTTGTTTCTAAACTATCAAA ATACAACATAACCGCAGCAGGTGTTGGAAGAAATCATACGGTGGTCGTAACTGACGAAGGGAAGTCCTTTGCATTTGGTGACAACAGACATGGCCAGTTGGGGACGGGTTCACTAAGGAGTG GAACTAAGGTGTTGCCAGTCCCCTGCCTTGTTACTAAAGCAACTAATGCTGTTTGTGGTGCTGAATTTACTGTCTGGCTGTCATCAGTTGAGGGCTCTTCCATACT TACAGCAGGTCTTCCCCAGTACGGCCAACTTGGTCATGGAAGCGACAATGAG TATAATGCCAATGCATCATCGGTAAGGCTAACATATGATCCCCAGCCCCACCCTAGGGCAATAGCTGCATTATCTGGGAAGACCGTTGTCAAGGTTGCATGTGGAACAAATCATACAG TTGCAGTTGATTCAAGTGGTTTTGTTTACAC CTGGGGTTTTGGTGGATATGGAAG GTTGGGACACAATGAACAGAAAGATGAGTGGCAACCACGCCTCATTGAAATATTTCAAAAGAACAATATCCTATCTCCCAGTGATATTATCTCAGCTGGTTCTGCAAGTTCTGCGTGCACAGCCGGTG GTCGTGGGCAGCTGTATGCGTGGGGAAAGTTGAAGAACTGGGGCGATGAGTGCATGTATCCAAAGCCAGTTAGAGATTTAAG CGGTTGGAACATCCGCTGCATGGCTTCTGGCGACATGCACCATATTGTTGGTGCAGAGGATTCTTGCATAAGTTGGGGTCTTTCTGAATATGGAGAGCTTGGTTATGGCCCTACACAAAA GTCATCTGTAAATCCTAAAAAGGTTGACATTCTTGAAGGAATGCATATTACAAG TGTTGGTTGTGGAGTTGGGATGTCTCTGATTGTTGTAGACAGGGCAAATATTGGTGATATGCTTGATCAG CTGGATAATTTTGATGGTGATATTGATGCTCTCTTTCAAG AGAACACGAAAAAGCTCTACTTTCTTCCGCGCCGAGACATTAAAGAAAAACCAAAACCAAAGACGAGCCAACATCCCGCAATCAAAGAAACAG AAGAGACACCGGAGGTGGAGCAGGTAACCAAGGCGGCATCTCCCGCCACCAACTCACGCTCCAACAAGCGCAAGAAAGCCTCGGAACACGCAGAACCAGAAGCCGAGGACGGGATCAGACAGGCACCCAAGGAGGAGGCAGAGTGTGGAAGTCATGGTCGCGGGCGGGGCAGAGGCAGAGGCAGGGGGGCCAAGACGGCGACTCCGAAGCCAGTGCCGTAG